The region ACGCGGAGGACGTGTTCGCGCTGGTGCGCGAGGGCTCGGCGGGCCGCCCGCACGTGGCGCAGGTGATGGTGGCGCGCGGCTACGTCAGGACGGTGCGGGAGGCCTTCGACAAGTACCTCGGCGCCGGCAAGCCGGGGCATGTCCCGAGGAAAAAGCTCACGCCGGAGGACGCGGTCCGGCTCATCCGCCGGGCGAGCGGCGTGCCCGTCTTCGCCCATCCCGGGCTCGCGAGCCGTGACGAGCTGATTCCGGGCCTGGTCGCGGCCGGCCTCATGGGCATCGAGTGCTACTACACGGAGCACTCCGCCCAGCAGCGCGCGACGTATCTGCAGATCTGCAAGGAGCGGGACCTCGTGGCCACGGGCGGGTCCGACTTCCACGGCCCCCAGGTCCGCGCGGCGACGCTGGGCTCGCCGACGGTGCCCATGGCCGCCGTCGATGCGCTTCGCGCCAAGGCCGCCCTCGCGCGCGCCTCTCTCGCCTCCTAGCTCTTCGCTCGCGCCACCTGTCGATCGCCTTTCCCTTCTTGCCCTTCGCCTTCAGCCCGCAGCGCCTGGCCGTCAGGTTCAGCCGATCGGTGATTGCTCACCACGTGCGCGGACGCTATAGTCGCCTCGTCCAGAACGGTCTCGCAGCCATAAATTTTATGGCCGACTGAATGGGCTGCGGGACCCCGCCGCTTATCCCCTGGGTGCGGCGGGGATCGCCAACAAGGTAAACGACTGAATTGAAAAGGAAAGCGTGGAGCCATGGGCGCAATGACGGCGGGGATATGCTGCCGACCGTCGCCGTGTTTGCTCTGCTACGCAACGGGATACGCAGGT is a window of Candidatus Methylomirabilota bacterium DNA encoding:
- a CDS encoding PHP domain-containing protein translates to MPGGVDLHTHTTASDGTYAPRDLVIEAVSRGVRVLAITDHDSTEGLPEAFEEAERRRPLEIVPGIEINCDVEGAEIHVLGYLMDWRAPWFQEFCREQRRVRRERVHGMAERLASLGMPIDAEDVFALVREGSAGRPHVAQVMVARGYVRTVREAFDKYLGAGKPGHVPRKKLTPEDAVRLIRRASGVPVFAHPGLASRDELIPGLVAAGLMGIECYYTEHSAQQRATYLQICKERDLVATGGSDFHGPQVRAATLGSPTVPMAAVDALRAKAALARASLAS